The genomic stretch GGACGAGGTCCGTGAGGAGATCGCCCAGGCCATGAAGTCCGACGGCGTGTCACCGCGCGAGGTCGACGGCGTCTACGGCACCGAGCTGGCCGCCCGGGTCAACACCCCCGAGGGCCCGGCCGACGTGCGGTTCGTGGGGGTCGACGGGCCGCGCTGGATGGTGCGGGCGCTGTTCCAGGGCGCCGCCGCGGCCGACCCGTCCCGCGAGGGCCGGCTCGGCGAGGTGCTCAGCGGCCTGGTGGTCGTGCGTGACGCCGAGGCCCGCCCGGTGCGCGAGGCGCTGCCGCTGCGGCTGCCCAAGGAGATGACCGAGCAGGCCCAGCAGGAGGCCGAGCCGGCCCAGCCCGGCCAGGCCAACGGCAGCCGTCCGGTCTGACCTCGTGACTGTGGTCACCCAGGCGTACCGTGTAGGAACGGCACGGGACTGACCCGTGCCGTTGGAGCCGGGCGGGGCTGAGGAGAAGGCATGACCACCGACGTGCGCACCGGCCTGCGCCGGTTCATCGACCGGTTGACCGCCACGGATTCCGAGCTCGACGCGCGGGACCTGCAGCGCGAGAGCGCCAAGTGCGGCGCCGTGCCGGCCGGGCAGTGCACCCGGGGCCAGGTCGTCTCCGTGTCCGGTCGGTTGCGCACAGTGGCGTACACTCCGCGCACGAACCTGCCGACGCTCGAGGCCGACCTGTGGGACGGCAGCGACGTCGTGACACTGGTTTTCCTGGGCCGCCGTTCGATCGTCGGCATCGAACCGGGGCGGCAGCTCACGGCGCGTGGGCGCATTGCGATCCGCGATGACCGTAAGGTGATCTACAACCCGTACTACGAGCTGGAGGCGCCCCGGTGACACCCGGCAGCGAGCCGCGTCACGCCGCGCACGAGAACGTGGAGGAACGGTTCGCCGAGGAGGTCGTCGAGGAGCTCGACCTCAAACCGGTGCCCGGGCCGAAGCCGGGCGAGGACGAGGAACCGTTCCCGTCCATGAGCGAGCAGATCTCGGAACAGCTCGGCGGGGTGCGCGGGCTGATCGAGTCGAGCATCCCGGTGCTCGCCTTCGTGGCGCTGAACGTGATCCTCGGCGACACCGTCGTGGGGCTCGAGAAGCGTACGGCGCTCTATTGGGCGATCGGGGGCGCGGTCCTCTCGGCGCTGGCCATCGGCGCCTTCCGTCTGGCCCGCAAGCAGCCCGTACGGCATGCGGTGAACGGTCTTTTCGGCATCGCGGTGGGCGCCTTCCTGGCTTGGCGCACGGGCAATGCCGAGGATTTCTACCTGCCCGGCATTCTGCTCACGTTCGCCCAGGCGGCGGCCCTGCTGATCTCCGTGCTGGTGCGAAAACCGATCATTGGGTACGTGTGGGGCATCATGGCCAACAAGGGTCAGCAGAACTGGTTCGACAACGCCCGCCTGTTCCGGACGTTCCAGTGGCTCACACTCGTCTGGGTGGTCTCGCTGAGCCTGCGCGCGGGCATCCAGTTCGTGCTGTGGCAGATGGGCGAGGCGAACGCGCTCGGCATCGTGCGCATCCTGATCAGCTGGCCGATCTACGCCGCCACGTTCGCGTTCACCGCGTGGGCCATCCACCGCGTGACCAGCGAGCAGCAGAAGGCCGCCGAACCCGTCTGACCCGCCGGCAGCGGAGGGCCGCCTGACCCGCCTGACCCGCGGAGGGCCGCCGAACCCGCCTGACCCGCCGGGCAGGGACTCAGCCGAGCACGACGGCGCGGATCTGGTCCTCCACCTCGGCGGTGCACACGAAGATCAGCTCGTCGCCGGCCTCGAGCGGGTCGTCGGCCGTGGGCACCATGACCCGTTTGCCGCGCAGGATCGCCACCAGCGCCGAGTCGCGCGGCAGCGGCACGTCGCGCACGGGCTGACCCTCGTACGGGGCGTTCTTGGGCAGGGTGATCTCGACCAGGTTGGCCTCGCCCTGGCGGAACGTCATGAGGCGTACGAGGTCGCCGACGGTCACCGCTTCCTCGACCAGCGCCGCCATCAGGCGCGGCTTGCTGACCGACACGTCGACGCCCCACTGCTCGGTGAACAGCCACTCGTTCTCGGCGCGGTTGACCCGGGCCACCACCCGCGGCACGGCGAACTCGGTCTTGGCCAGCAGCGACACCACCAGGTTGGCCTTGTCGTCGCCGGTGGCGGCCACCACGACGTCACACCCGGCCACGTCCGCCTCCTCGAGGCTGCTCAGCTCGCAGGCGTCGGCCAGCACCCAGTCGGCCTCGGGCACCCGCTCGGGCCGCAGCTGCTGGGGCTGGCGCTCGATCAGCATGACCTGGTGGCCGTTGCCGATCAGCTCCTGCGCGATCGACCGGCCCACGTTCCCGGCCCCGGCGATGGCGATCCGCATGGTCACAGCCCTTCTGCGTGGGCGCCGGCGGCGATGTCGAGCACGGCGCCCGCGGTGTCGTCGGTGACCAGCAGGAACACCTGGTCGCCGTCCTGCAGCACGGTGGACGGGGTGCCCAGCGTGCCCATGCCGAAGCGCATCAGATAGGCCACCCGGGCCCCTGTGCGCTCCTCGAGCGACTTGAGCGTGCGCCCGATCCAGTCGCGGTGCAACGGCGCCTCGACGATCGAGACCACGCTGGTCGGGTCGCGGAACACCTCGACAGTGCCCTCGGGCACCAGGTGGCGCACCATGCGGTCGGCTGCCCAGCGGATGGTGGCCACGGTCGGGATGCCGAGCCGCTCGTAGACCTGGGCCCGCCTCTGGTCGTAGATGCGGGCCACGACCCGGGAGACGCCGAACGTCTCACGCGCGAGGCGGGCCGAGATGATGTTGGAGTTGTCGCCGCTGGAGACGGCCGCGAACGCGTCGGCCCGCTCGATGCCGGCCGAACGCAGCACGTCGCGGTCGAAACCCACACCGGTCACCGTGGTGCCGTCGAAATCCGAGCCCAGCCTGCGGAAGGCGTCCGAGTTCTGGTCGATGACGGCCACCGAGTGGCCGCGCTCCTCGAGGTTGTGGGCCAGCGTCGAACCGAGCCGGCCGCACCCCATGATCACCACGTGCACGTGTTGTGTCCTCCCGCATGGGTGCTGCTGAGTGAGAGATTGCCATGTCCCCGCCAGAAGCGGCGGCCGGGGCGGGGGACAGGGCGAGAACAACGGCCGTACGCTTTGCGTTCGTGGCCAGTACGACCTCCCTCGCGAAGCGGCTCCTGGTGGGCCGGCCGTTCCGCTCCGACAGACTGCAGCACACGTTGCTGCCCAAACGGATCGCGCTGCCGGTCTTCGCCAGCGACGCCCTGTCGAGCGTGGCCTACGCGCCGGACGAGATCCTGCTGACGCTCTCGATCGCCGGGGCGGGCGCCTTCTGGATCTCCCCGTGGATCACCCTGGCCGTTGCTGTGGTGATGGTCACCGTGGTCGCCAGTTACCGCCAGAACGTGCACGCCTACCCCTCCGGCGGCGGCGACTACGAGGTCGCGACGGTCAACCTCGGCCCCCGGGCCGGGCTCGGTGTGGGCAGCGCCCTGCTGGTCGACTACATCCTGACCGTGGCCGTGTCGACCTCGGCCGGGGTCAACAACCTGGGCTCGGTGGTGCCGTTCGTCGCCGAGCACAAGGTCGCCTTCGCGATCGGCGCGATCAGCCTGCTCACCGCGCTGAACCTGCGCGGGCTGCGCGAGTCGGGCACCGCGTTCGCCGTGCCGACGTACGCGTTCATCATCGTGATCGTCGGGATGATCCTGATCGGGCTGTTCCGGGTGTTGGTGCTCGGCGACGATCTGCTGGCGCCCAGCGCGGGCCTGGTGATCACGGCAGAGGAGGACCACCTCACCAGTTTCGGGTTCGCCTATCTGCTCCTGCGGACGTTCTCGTCGGGCTGTGCGGCGCTGACCGGGGTCGAGGCCATCTCGAACGGGGTTCCCGCGTTCAAGCCGCCGAAGAGCAAGAACGCCGCGACCACCCTGATGCTGCTGGGCGGGCTGTCGATCATCATGCTGGTCGGCATCGTGGTGCTGTCCCGCCTGACCCACCTGCAGTACGTCGAGAGCGAGACGCTCCAGATCGTCTCGGGACCGCCCAACTACGTGCAGAAGACGGTCACCGCCCAGCTCGCCGAGACGATCTTCGGCTCGGGGTCGTTCCTGCTCTACGTGGTCGGCGCGGTCACCGCCCTGATCCTGTTCCTGGCCGCGAACACCGCGTTCAACGGCTTCCCGGTGCTCGGCTCGATCCTCGCTCAGGATCGCTATCTGCCCCGCCAGCTGCACACCCGCGGCGACCGGCTGGCCTTCAGCAACGGCATCATCTTCCTCGCGATCGCCGCGATGGTGCTGGTGGTGGCGTTCCAGGCGGAGACCACCCGGCTCATCCAGCTCTACATCGTGGGCGTGTTCGTCTCGTTCACGCTGTCGCAGGGCGGCATGATCCGGCACTGGAACCGGCTGCTGCAGACCCAGCGCGACCCGGAGCGGCGCCGCCGGATGATCCGCTCGCGGGCCATCAACACGTTCGGCATGGGTCTCACCGGCGCCGTGCTGATCGTCGTGCTGATCACCAAGTTCCTGCTGGGCGCGTGGATCGCGATCGCCGTCATGATCGTCATCTACGGGCTCATGCTCGCCATCCGCAAGCACTACACCCGGGTCGCGCAGGAGCTCGAGCCGACCGAGGAACGGCCCGTGCTGCCCTCCCGCAACCACGCGATCGTGCTGGTCAGCAAGGTGCACATGCCGACCCTGCGCGCTGTCGCCTACGCCCAGGCGACCCGGCCCGACACGCTCACCGCGGTCACGGTCAACGTGGACGACAAGGACACCCGCCAGATCCAGCAGGAGTGGGAGCGGCGGCAGATCCCGGTGCCGCTGACGGTCGTCGACTCGCCCTACCGCGAGATCACCGGCCCGATCATCGACTTCGTCAAGGGCGTACGGCGGGGGTCGCCGCGCGACGTGGTCACGGTCTTCGTCCCCGAGTACGTGGTCGGCCGCTGGTGGGAGAACCTGCTGCACAACCAGAGCGCGCTGCGTATCAAGGGGCGGCTGCTGTTCGAGCCCGGGGTGATGGTGACCAGCGTGCCGTGGCAGCTGCGCTCCAGCCAGGACCGCGACCTCGACCGGTTCGACGAGCGCCTGACCCGGGTGCCCGCGCGCGGCCCGCGGGTGCGTCCGCCGGCCCAGGCCGCGCCCCCCTCCGACGAGAACGGCGAGGCCGGCAAGTGAACGAACTGCAGGAAGGCGACCTCGTCGAGCTGACCGTGGGCGCGCCGGCGCACGGCGGGCACTGTGTGGCCCGGGTCGGCGGGGAGCACGGCCAGGTCGTGTTCGTGCGGCACGCGCTGCCGGGCGAGCGGGTCACTGCCGAGATCACCGAGCTGCACAAGGGGTACGCGCGCGGCGACGCGATCAAGATCCACGAGCCCTCGGCCGACCGGGTCGAACCCCCTTGCCCGTACGCGGGTCCGGGACTCTGCGGCGGCTGCGATCTGCAACACGCCTCGGGTGACGCTCAGCGACGCTGGAAGGCGGCGGTCGTCGAGGAGCAGCTGCGGCGGCTGGCCAAGCTGTCCTACGACGTACGGGTCGAGGAGCTGCCCGGTGGCCTGCTCGGCTGGCGCAGCCGGGTGCGTTACGCCGTCGACGCGGCCGGGCGCGCCGGTCTGCTCAAGCACCGTTCGCACGAGGTGGTGGCGATCGACCGGTGCCGGATCGCGCACCCCCGGATCCAGGAACTGGACCTGCTCGACCGGGAATGGCCGGACGCCGACGCGCTGGAGGCGGTCGCGACCACCGGGGGCGACGTGACCGTGCTGGCCCGCCCGTCGGGCAGCGGCCGGATGCTGCCGCCGGACGACCCGGCCGACGGCGTCACGCTCGGCGGTGGCGGACGCGTACGGCTCTCCGGCCCGGCCGAGGTGACCGAGCAGGCGGCCGGGCGTGAGTGGCGGGTGCCGGCCGAGGGCTTCTGGCAGGTGCACCCGGCCGCGGCCGGGACACTGGTGGCCGCCGTGATCGAGATGCTGCGCCCGGCCGACGGCGAGACCGCTTGGGACCTGTACGGCGGCGCGGGGCTGTTCGCCGGGGCGATCGCTGAGCGCACCCACGGGCGTACGACGGTGGTCGAGTCGTCGCATGCCGGCGCGGCAGCGGCCCGCGGGAACCTGGGCGAGCCGGCCGAGGTGGTCGAGGCCCGGGTCGAGGCTGCGTTGTCCCGCCGCCGCGTCACGGGGCCGGTCGACCTGGTCGTGCTCGACCCGCCGCGGGCCGGGGCCGGCGCCAAGGTGGTGCGTTCCGTGGTGGCGGCCGGACCCCGGGCGGTGGCCTACGTGGCCTGTGACCCGGCCGCGCTCGCTCGCGACATCGCCACATTCCGTGAGCTGGGCTGGAAGCTGGTCACGCTGCGTGCCTTCGACTGCTTCCCGATGACCCAGCATGTGGAGTGCGTGGCGCTGCTGGAGCCCTGACTCGCCCGGCGGGGACGGCGGTGGCGCGGCGGCTTGCGAGTGCGCACTTACGTCGTGGGCTCCGGCAGCCGGCCCATGGCTGGGCGACCGCCCGCTCCGGCTCCCGGCAGCGTGAGCGGCCCCGGCGATCGGCCGCCCCCGGTCAGCGTGCGGCGTCCGGCCGCCTTCGGGTCAGCGTGCGGCGTCCGGCCGCCTTCGGGTCAGCGTGCGGCGACCGCCCGCTCGGCGGCGCTGATCGCGTTGCGGAACAGCATCGCGACCGTCGTCGGGCCCACGCCGCCCACCCGCGGGGTGATGGCCCCGGCGACCGCGGCGCACTCCTCGGCCACGTCCGGCAGCAGGCGCTTGCCCTCGTAACGCACCCCGGCGCCGACCACCGTGGCGCCCGGACGGACGTGCTCGGGCTGGATGATGCCGGGCACCCCGGCCGCGGCGATGAGGATCTCGGCCCGCTTGGTGTAGCGCTCCCAGTCGGGCACGCCGGTGTGCACCACGGTGACGGCGGCGTTGGCGGTCGGCCGCTTCTGGGCCAGCAGCATGGCCAGTGGGCGGCCCAGCGTCGCGCCTCGGCCCAGGATGACGACCTCGCGCCCGGCCACCGGGATCTCGTAGTGGGCCAGCAGCGCCTCGATGCCGGCCGGGGTGCAGGGCAGCGGGCCGGGCAGGCCGACGGCGAGCCGGCCCATGTTGAGCGGGTGCATGCCGTCGACGTCCTTGTCGGGGTCGAGGGTCATCAGCGCCGCGTCGTAGTCGAGGTGGGCCGGGATCGGGTACTGGATCAGCACGCCGTGCACGCTGGTGTCCGCGTTCAGCTCGGCCACCACGTCGAGCAGCTGCTCCTGGGTGATGTCGCCGGACAGGTGGCGGTGCGGCGAGTCGAAGCCGAGCTCGGCCGCCTGCCGCTGCTTGATGCGGATGTAACCGGCGCTGGCGTCGTCGTCGCCGACGAGCACGGTGGCCAGGCTGGGCGTGACGCCCTGGGCCTTGAGTTTGGCGACGCGCTCGGAGACGTCGGCCAGCACGGCCTCGGCGACGGGCTTGCCGGGCAGGGAACGAGCTTCATGAGACATGTGCGACTTCCTTGTCGTACGGGGGCCCAGGCGGTCGACAACCCCGTGACAGGCTCCCCGATGGTCGATCCATCCCCGGTGCCGCCAGTCGCCGTGCCTACCAGGATGCCCGACGCCGCTGCGGGCGCCGGAACGGGGTTGTTACTGTGCGGTAGGTCACCGATGAGCGCAGGTCACGGGGATGTGTCGGTTGTGTGTAGGACCGCGGGAGGGACCATCGGCCGAGGATGCGTTCTGGCGGCACGCCGATAGACTTTGCGCCCATGAGCGAATCCCTCCCCGCCGCGGACGGCATTTTGGCGACCATCACCGATCCGGGTGATCTCAAGCGCCTCAGCACCGAGCAGCTGACCCTGCTGGCGGCCGAGATTCGTGACTTCCTGGTGGCCAAGGTCTCCCGCACCGGCGGTCACCTCGGCCCCAACCTCGGCGTCGTCGAGACCACGCTGGCGCTGCACCGCGTCTTCGACTCGCCGCGCGACCGCATCCTGTTCGACACCGGCCACCAGGCCTACGTGCACAAGATCGTCACCGGCCGGCAGGACGGCTTCGACCTGCTCCGCCAGCGGGGCGGCCTCACCGGCTACCCGAGCCGGGCCGAGAGCGAGCACGACTTCATCGAGAACTCGCACGCCTCGACCGCCCTGTCCTACGCCGACGGCATGGCCAAGGCGTTCGCGCTGCGCCGCGAGGACAGGCACGTCGTGGCCGTGGTCGGCGACGGCGCGCTCACCGGCGGCATGTGCTGGGAGGCGCTCAACAACATCGCCGCCGCCAAGAACCGCCTGGTCATCGTCGTCAACGACAACGGCCGGTCGTACGCGCCGACCATCGGCGGCCTGGCCGACCACCTCTCCACGCTGCGGCTCAACCCCGGCTACGAAAAGGTGCTCGACCTGGTGAAGGAGGCGCTGGGCTCGACCCCCGTGGTCGGCAAGCCGGTCTACGAGGTGCTGCACGCTGTCAAGCGCGGCATCAAGGACGCGGTCAGCCCGCAGCCCATGTTCGAGGACCTCGGCATCAAGTACCTCGGCCCGGTCGACGGCCACGACGTGCAGGCCATGGAGTCGGCGCTGCGCCGGGCCAAGGGCTTCAACGCTCCGGTCATCGTGCACGCGGTCACCCGCAAGGGCTACGGTTACCGCCCCGCCGAGCAGGACGAGGCCGACTGCCTGCACAGCCCGAGCAGCTTCGACGTCGAGACCGGCAAGTCGCTGGCCGCCTCCAAGCTGAAGTGGACCAACGTCTTCGCCGACGAGCTGGTGAAGATCGCCGACGAGCGGCCCGACGTGGTGGGAATCACAGCCGCCATGGCCGAGCCGACCGGCATCGCCGCGATGGCCAAGAAGCACCCCGAGCGCGTGTACGACGTGGGCATCGCCGAGCAGCACGCCGCCACGAGCGCGGCCGGCCTCGCGATGGGCGGCCTGCACCCGGTCGTGGCCGTCTACGCCACGTTCCTCAACCGCGCGTTCGACCAGGTGCTGCTCGACGTGGCGATGCACGAGTTGCCGGTCACGTTCGTGCTGGACCGGGCCGGCATCACCGGCCCCGACGGCCCCAGCCACTACGGCATCTGGGACATGAGCGTCTTCGGCGTCGTGCCCGGTTTGCGGATCGCCGCGCCCCGCGACGAGGCGACCCTGCGGGAGGAACTGCGCGAGGCGCTCGCCGTCGACGACGGCCCGACGATCGTCCGCTTCCCGACCGGCGCCGTCCCGGCCCCGCTGCCCGCCCTGCGCCGCGTCGGCCAGATCGACCTGCTGCGCGAGGACGAGCGCAAGGATGTGCTGGTGGTGGCGGTGGGTTCGTTCGCCGGGCTCGGTCTCGAGGTCGCCGGCCGCCTGGCCGAGCAGGGCTTCGGCGTCACCGTGGCCGACCCGCGGTGGGTGCGCCCGGTGCCGATCGAGCTGACCGGCCTGGCCGCCCAGCACCGCCTCGTGGTCACCGTGGAGGACGGCGTCCGCGCCGGTGGCGTGGGCGACGCGGTGGCCGGCGCCCTGCGGGACGCGGGTGTCGAGGTGCCGCTGCGCGACTTCGGCGTGCCGGCCGGGTTCCACCCGCACGGCACCCGCGGCGAGCTGCTGGCCGACCTGGGTCTGACGTCGCAGGACATCGCCCGCGACGTCACCGAGTGGGTCGCCAAGCTGGACGCGCAGCCGGTGGCCAACCCGGCCTGACCACCCGCCCGCCGTGACACCGGCGCGGCGTTCACTCCGGTGTGACGCCGCGCGCGGAAAAACGTCGATAGCCCCGCGAAACGGACCGCGGAGGGGCGCTTCCGTTATCTACTCGTTATTTTTGGGGCATGACGGTTGAGGGCAACACGGTCATCATCGATCTGGGCCTCGAACGGGGAGAGCCCGATTCGTACGATTCGCCGCAGCGCTCGACATTCCCGGGCTGGTTCCCCGCCGCCGTCCTCGCCGTCCTCGTCCTGCTCACCGCCGGGGCCTCGGCCGCGCCCGCCGAGCAGCCGTTCACCGAGGTGTTCAGCCTGCGGGCCGGCCCGGCCGAGCCGTACGCGCTGACCGGCGACGGCCGCCTGCTGGTGCAGACCTACGGCGTGCTCGGCGCGTATCACCTGCGCGACGGTGAGCCGCAGTGGAAGGCGGGCCGGACGAAGCCGGTCTTCCGGCTGCGGCTCGGGTCGGGGCTGATCCTGATGCGGCCGTGGATCGTCGGCTCGCGTGACCCCGGCACCACCGCGATCTCGGTCGACGACGGCGCCTACCGGTGGCGCCGGACCGGCCAGGTCGTCTCCGTCGCCGGGTCGTCGACCCTGCTCTCGGTCACGCCGGTGCGCGGTGCCGGCAACCGCCGGATCGACGGGCCGGTGGACGCCATCGACCCCGTGACCGGGCGCACGCTCTGGACGGTGAACGTGCCGTCGAGCGCCGCCCTGATCGCGCTGCCCGGGGTCGGCGACGCCGGCGCCCGGATGCTGCTCGTGCACGACGACCGCACCATGGCGGTGCACGACCTGGCGACCGGCGAACGCCTGGTCACGACGAACGCGCCGCCCGCGGACTACGACCCGGACAACCCGGCGGTGGTCAACGGCACGATCCTGCTGCGGCACCCGGGCCGGCCCGACATGGAGATCTCGGCTTACGACCCGGTCACGCTGCGCAATCTGTGGGCGATGCCGGCCGACGGCGCGTACACCATCGAGAGCTGCGGCATCCTGGCCTGCCTGAGCGGTCCCGGCGGCATGCGCGCGATCGACCCGGCGACCGGCGACACCGTCTGGAAGAGGCCGGAGTGGCGCGGTATCCAGCAGTTCGGCAGCCAGTACGTCGCCTACGGCTCGGCCGAGAACACCAGGCCGCTCGGGCTGATCAACCCGGACACGGGCGCGTTGGAGGTCGACCTCACCGGGTGGCGGCCGGTCGCCGGAACGGCCGGCGAACACCATTTGCTGGTCACGAGGGCCGTGGAGCCGGGAGGCCGTACGATGGTCGCCGTCGCCCAGCCGGGCGAGAGCCGACCGCGCCTGCTGGGGGCGCTGCCGACCGGCACGGGCGACTGCCAGGCCGCGAACGAGCGCCTGGTGTGCCGCTCGATGTACGGCCGGCTCGTGGTCTGGTCGTACGGCATGAAGGGGTGACCGTTGGCGCTGATCGAGCTGGACCTGACCGCCCAGCCCGACGAGCCCCTCACGCCGCCGCCCGCCCACCGCTACCGTGTCCCCGGCCTGATGCTGGTCGCCGTGCTGCTGTTCGCGGCCGGAGGCGCCGCACCCGTCCTGCCGGTGCTCTGGCGCTACCTGGGCGTCGTGCCGTCGCCGGCCGGTCCGGAGGCGCCGTTCGCGTTGGCCGGCGGGCGGGTCTACACCGTGGCCGCCGCCGGCACGAACCGCGTGATCACGGCCTGGAACCTGGAAGGCCCGCCGCGGGAGCTGTGGACCGCCGGCTTCCCGGCCCGGGTCGCCGGCCTCGACGAGATCAGCTGGGGCGGGGTCGAGGCCGAGGCGGCGGGCGACGTGGTGCTCTTCGGCGACGGCCCGCAGGCGACCGTCGTCGACGCCGGAACGGGCGCCCCGCGGTGGAGCTCACCGGTTGACGTCAGTCCGTTGCCGGGCGGCCGGATCGGTGTCGTCCAGAAACACGACTTCCGCCCGGGCACCGTCTACGACCAGGCCTCGGGCGAGCCGGGGATGCTGTATTTCTCGGCCACCGGCGAGCCGCACACCGAGCCGCCGTTGCGCACCCACCTGAGCGGGGTCGACCTCTCCGACGGACGGGTTCTGTGGACGGT from Paractinoplanes brasiliensis encodes the following:
- the dxs gene encoding 1-deoxy-D-xylulose-5-phosphate synthase, with the protein product MSESLPAADGILATITDPGDLKRLSTEQLTLLAAEIRDFLVAKVSRTGGHLGPNLGVVETTLALHRVFDSPRDRILFDTGHQAYVHKIVTGRQDGFDLLRQRGGLTGYPSRAESEHDFIENSHASTALSYADGMAKAFALRREDRHVVAVVGDGALTGGMCWEALNNIAAAKNRLVIVVNDNGRSYAPTIGGLADHLSTLRLNPGYEKVLDLVKEALGSTPVVGKPVYEVLHAVKRGIKDAVSPQPMFEDLGIKYLGPVDGHDVQAMESALRRAKGFNAPVIVHAVTRKGYGYRPAEQDEADCLHSPSSFDVETGKSLAASKLKWTNVFADELVKIADERPDVVGITAAMAEPTGIAAMAKKHPERVYDVGIAEQHAATSAAGLAMGGLHPVVAVYATFLNRAFDQVLLDVAMHELPVTFVLDRAGITGPDGPSHYGIWDMSVFGVVPGLRIAAPRDEATLREELREALAVDDGPTIVRFPTGAVPAPLPALRRVGQIDLLREDERKDVLVVAVGSFAGLGLEVAGRLAEQGFGVTVADPRWVRPVPIELTGLAAQHRLVVTVEDGVRAGGVGDAVAGALRDAGVEVPLRDFGVPAGFHPHGTRGELLADLGLTSQDIARDVTEWVAKLDAQPVANPA
- a CDS encoding bifunctional 5,10-methylenetetrahydrofolate dehydrogenase/5,10-methenyltetrahydrofolate cyclohydrolase: MSHEARSLPGKPVAEAVLADVSERVAKLKAQGVTPSLATVLVGDDDASAGYIRIKQRQAAELGFDSPHRHLSGDITQEQLLDVVAELNADTSVHGVLIQYPIPAHLDYDAALMTLDPDKDVDGMHPLNMGRLAVGLPGPLPCTPAGIEALLAHYEIPVAGREVVILGRGATLGRPLAMLLAQKRPTANAAVTVVHTGVPDWERYTKRAEILIAAAGVPGIIQPEHVRPGATVVGAGVRYEGKRLLPDVAEECAAVAGAITPRVGGVGPTTVAMLFRNAISAAERAVAAR
- a CDS encoding potassium channel family protein, whose amino-acid sequence is MTMRIAIAGAGNVGRSIAQELIGNGHQVMLIERQPQQLRPERVPEADWVLADACELSSLEEADVAGCDVVVAATGDDKANLVVSLLAKTEFAVPRVVARVNRAENEWLFTEQWGVDVSVSKPRLMAALVEEAVTVGDLVRLMTFRQGEANLVEITLPKNAPYEGQPVRDVPLPRDSALVAILRGKRVMVPTADDPLEAGDELIFVCTAEVEDQIRAVVLG
- a CDS encoding DUF3159 domain-containing protein, with translation MTPGSEPRHAAHENVEERFAEEVVEELDLKPVPGPKPGEDEEPFPSMSEQISEQLGGVRGLIESSIPVLAFVALNVILGDTVVGLEKRTALYWAIGGAVLSALAIGAFRLARKQPVRHAVNGLFGIAVGAFLAWRTGNAEDFYLPGILLTFAQAAALLISVLVRKPIIGYVWGIMANKGQQNWFDNARLFRTFQWLTLVWVVSLSLRAGIQFVLWQMGEANALGIVRILISWPIYAATFAFTAWAIHRVTSEQQKAAEPV
- a CDS encoding potassium channel family protein; amino-acid sequence: MHVVIMGCGRLGSTLAHNLEERGHSVAVIDQNSDAFRRLGSDFDGTTVTGVGFDRDVLRSAGIERADAFAAVSSGDNSNIISARLARETFGVSRVVARIYDQRRAQVYERLGIPTVATIRWAADRMVRHLVPEGTVEVFRDPTSVVSIVEAPLHRDWIGRTLKSLEERTGARVAYLMRFGMGTLGTPSTVLQDGDQVFLLVTDDTAGAVLDIAAGAHAEGL
- a CDS encoding DUF3710 domain-containing protein → MFSRKRGGPKHVRATDAPPSEALKQSMAASDDPPAPDHGPWDSSYAPDDVQRLDLGSLLIPAVDGVEVRVQANPEGVVEQIVLVDGESALQLGVFAAPRTEGIWDEVREEIAQAMKSDGVSPREVDGVYGTELAARVNTPEGPADVRFVGVDGPRWMVRALFQGAAAADPSREGRLGEVLSGLVVVRDAEARPVREALPLRLPKEMTEQAQQEAEPAQPGQANGSRPV
- a CDS encoding class I SAM-dependent RNA methyltransferase, which translates into the protein MNELQEGDLVELTVGAPAHGGHCVARVGGEHGQVVFVRHALPGERVTAEITELHKGYARGDAIKIHEPSADRVEPPCPYAGPGLCGGCDLQHASGDAQRRWKAAVVEEQLRRLAKLSYDVRVEELPGGLLGWRSRVRYAVDAAGRAGLLKHRSHEVVAIDRCRIAHPRIQELDLLDREWPDADALEAVATTGGDVTVLARPSGSGRMLPPDDPADGVTLGGGGRVRLSGPAEVTEQAAGREWRVPAEGFWQVHPAAAGTLVAAVIEMLRPADGETAWDLYGGAGLFAGAIAERTHGRTTVVESSHAGAAAARGNLGEPAEVVEARVEAALSRRRVTGPVDLVVLDPPRAGAGAKVVRSVVAAGPRAVAYVACDPAALARDIATFRELGWKLVTLRAFDCFPMTQHVECVALLEP
- a CDS encoding outer membrane protein assembly factor BamB family protein; this translates as MTVEGNTVIIDLGLERGEPDSYDSPQRSTFPGWFPAAVLAVLVLLTAGASAAPAEQPFTEVFSLRAGPAEPYALTGDGRLLVQTYGVLGAYHLRDGEPQWKAGRTKPVFRLRLGSGLILMRPWIVGSRDPGTTAISVDDGAYRWRRTGQVVSVAGSSTLLSVTPVRGAGNRRIDGPVDAIDPVTGRTLWTVNVPSSAALIALPGVGDAGARMLLVHDDRTMAVHDLATGERLVTTNAPPADYDPDNPAVVNGTILLRHPGRPDMEISAYDPVTLRNLWAMPADGAYTIESCGILACLSGPGGMRAIDPATGDTVWKRPEWRGIQQFGSQYVAYGSAENTRPLGLINPDTGALEVDLTGWRPVAGTAGEHHLLVTRAVEPGGRTMVAVAQPGESRPRLLGALPTGTGDCQAANERLVCRSMYGRLVVWSYGMKG
- a CDS encoding APC family permease, which encodes MASTTSLAKRLLVGRPFRSDRLQHTLLPKRIALPVFASDALSSVAYAPDEILLTLSIAGAGAFWISPWITLAVAVVMVTVVASYRQNVHAYPSGGGDYEVATVNLGPRAGLGVGSALLVDYILTVAVSTSAGVNNLGSVVPFVAEHKVAFAIGAISLLTALNLRGLRESGTAFAVPTYAFIIVIVGMILIGLFRVLVLGDDLLAPSAGLVITAEEDHLTSFGFAYLLLRTFSSGCAALTGVEAISNGVPAFKPPKSKNAATTLMLLGGLSIIMLVGIVVLSRLTHLQYVESETLQIVSGPPNYVQKTVTAQLAETIFGSGSFLLYVVGAVTALILFLAANTAFNGFPVLGSILAQDRYLPRQLHTRGDRLAFSNGIIFLAIAAMVLVVAFQAETTRLIQLYIVGVFVSFTLSQGGMIRHWNRLLQTQRDPERRRRMIRSRAINTFGMGLTGAVLIVVLITKFLLGAWIAIAVMIVIYGLMLAIRKHYTRVAQELEPTEERPVLPSRNHAIVLVSKVHMPTLRAVAYAQATRPDTLTAVTVNVDDKDTRQIQQEWERRQIPVPLTVVDSPYREITGPIIDFVKGVRRGSPRDVVTVFVPEYVVGRWWENLLHNQSALRIKGRLLFEPGVMVTSVPWQLRSSQDRDLDRFDERLTRVPARGPRVRPPAQAAPPSDENGEAGK
- a CDS encoding OB-fold nucleic acid binding domain-containing protein, with product MTTDVRTGLRRFIDRLTATDSELDARDLQRESAKCGAVPAGQCTRGQVVSVSGRLRTVAYTPRTNLPTLEADLWDGSDVVTLVFLGRRSIVGIEPGRQLTARGRIAIRDDRKVIYNPYYELEAPR